A DNA window from Macrobrachium rosenbergii isolate ZJJX-2024 chromosome 41, ASM4041242v1, whole genome shotgun sequence contains the following coding sequences:
- the LOC136827096 gene encoding uncharacterized protein, producing MLSARLLGFVKSALRFKEDVTSYCWTDSTVALSWIKGDPSRWKPFVANRVMEIQSLTSPDCWYHCPGKDNPADLISRGVFAEHLVELQIFGWKAYPREFESLIQGRPLHRGSPLVKLDPFLDNDVRIKGRLEYSDLCYESKHPIIHPSTHVVKTLVRFQHVLLKHSGVSTLVSTLRNGYWIVRLRRIAKTVCRECVTCRRYDSKVCSQPVAPLPELRVKSAPPFSVTGLDFAGPLFCVDLPSKKFYILLFTCAVIRSVHLKLTDSLSMPDCLLAIRRFTARRGLPSVFYSDNAKTFVGGSQLLQQHYGPLAPQWKFIVPRAPWWGGWWERLVRSVKSALKKTMGVKCLSRCELETTLHVVEACINSRPLTFVGFVSKCNVKKGSVVLVKEDNVRIINRPVQKLHDLEISNALDTEAEGGVPCIVSELDDKSVPKPVYNHPDVNADDSDPYISQSRVEPISYSQRAFEIKLNKNVPYMSYSNEVKDFQLSQLELKQLKELPLVDEFFYYKEKVSPILSLFNLIIIMIMIVMFAILVKRVVISNIEKIITEIKGANEEVK from the exons ATGCTTAGTGCCCGGCTTCTAGGTTTTGTCAAATCTGCCCTTCGTTTTAAGGAAGATGTAACTTCATATTGCTGGACAGACTCTACAGTTGCACTGTCCTGGATAAAAGGAGACCCTAGTAGATGGAAACCATTTGTAGCAAATCGAGTCATGGAAATTCAGAGCTTAACATCACCTGATTGTTGGTATCATTGCCCAGGAAAGGATAACCCTGCTGACCTCATTTCTAGAGGAGTGTTTGCTGAACACCTTGTAGAGCTTCAGATCTTTGGTTG GAAAGCATATCCACGAGAATTTGAATCCCTGATTCAGGGTAGACCACTTCACAGGGGGAGCCCTTTAGTAAAATTAGATCCTTTTTTGGATAATGATGTGAGAATTAAAGGTCGTTTAGAATATTCAGATCTGTGTTATGAAAGCAAACATCCTATTATTCATCCTTCTACTCATGTAGTGAAGACTTTAGTTCGTTTCCAGCATGTTCTTCTGAAACATTCTGGCGTTTCTACCCTTGTGTCCACACTGAGAAATGGTTATTGGATTGTGCGACTTCGAAGGATAGCCAAGACTGTGTGTAGAGAATGTGTAACTTGCCGCAGGTATGACTCCAAGGTTTGTAGTCAACCTGTAGCTCCTCTCCCTGAACTGAGAGTTAAATCAGCACCTCCCTTTTCTGTAACAGGATTAGATTTTGCTGGGCCATTGTTTTGTGTAGATTTGCCCtccaaaaaattctatattttgcttttcacttgTGCTGTTATTCGTTCTGTACACTTAAAACTCACTGATTCTCTCTCTATGCCAGATTGTCTCCTTGCCATCCGTAGATTTACAGCAAGACGTggtcttccttcagttttttattctgataatgcaAAGACATTTGTTGGAGGTTCTCAGTTATTACAGCAACACTATGGCCCACTAGCTCCTCAGTGGAAATTTATTGTACCCCGTGCTCCTTGGTGGGGAGGTTGGTGGGAGCGTCTAGTTCGATCAGTTAAGTCTGCTCTGAAAAAGACAATGGGTGTCAAATGCCTATCTAGATGTGAATTGGAAACTACTCTTCATGTGGTTGAAGCTTGCATTAATTCGAGACCTTTGACATTTGTGG GTTTTGTATCCAAGTGTAATGTAAAGAAAGGTTCTGTGGTATTAGTCAAGGAAGATAATGTTC GTATTATTAACAGACCAGTACAAAAATTGCATGATCTTGAGATTTCAAATGCTTTGGACACAGAAGCCGAAGGTGGTGTACCTTGTATTGTTTCTGAGTTAGATGATAAATCTGTGCCTAAACCTGTTTATAATCATCCTGATGTGAATGCTGATGACTCTGATCCTTATATTTCACAATCCAGAGTTGAGCCAATATCATACTCGCAGAGGGCGTTTG aaataaaattaaacaagaatgTCCCATACATGAGCTACTCTAATGAAGTTAAAGATTTCCAGTtatctcagttagagttaaaacaactgAAAGAATTACCATtagtagatgagtttttctattacaaagaaaaggtttcaccaatTCTATCTCtgtttaatttaatcataataatgattatgattgtaatgtttgcaattttagtcaaacgtgtagtgatttcaaatattgaaaagataataacagaaataaaaggggccaatgaagaagtaaagTGA
- the LOC136827097 gene encoding uncharacterized protein codes for MSLVGCKGESHSLMAAEVPDICAPLFRPSVPDEEVMAFSKLQLGDDYMNNRHVNVDILKFSDDVKFIYGRYEVSLPWKSDVAKQSLKNNEKLACKRLENLNLKFVKTPGLRERYDEVFEEYEKDDIIEEVPHSEISSVYPVYYLPHRPVIRESSNSTKIITKAFLQIKVQREDQDVRRFLWQNKCIVRVMRFVRVPFGNKSSPFLLNATIKHHVKSYPNSEVVDELNCNLYVDDWLSGADSIPEACVKFDKACKIMSEAGMSSKWNSNCKSLADKFSENPDDCCRSKSIKILGMQWVSTHDYFSFSEVNVGSQMGEVSTKRSVLSLIARCFDPLGLISPFAMFAKILFQDVWRIELKWDDVLPEELHCKFQRWLRGFEKLSSWKVQRCYFEDLSWKDLTGLGLHSFGDASEKGYGACVYLRVPL; via the exons ATGAGTTTAGTTGGTTGTAAGGGTGAGAGTCATTCTTTAATGGCAGCTGAAGTACCTGACATTTGCGCACCATTGTTCCGACCTAGTGTTCCTGATGAGGAGGTAATGGCATTTTCTAAATTGCAATTAGGAGATGATTACATGAACAACCGCCATGTAAATGTTGATATTTTG aaattttccGATGATGTAAAGTTTATTTATGGTAGGTATGAAGTGTCTTTACCATGGAAATCTGATGTTGCTAAACagagtttgaaaaataatgaaaaactagcATGTAAGAggttggaaaatttaaatttgaaatttgttaaaactcCTGGTTTAAGGGAAAGGTATGATGAGgtttttgaagaatatgaaaaagatgaCATTATTGAGGAAGTGCCACATTCTGAGATTTCTAGTGTATATCCTGTTTATTACTTACCGCATCGTCCTGTTATCCGTGAGAGTAGTAATTCTACCAAG ATCATAACTAAAGCTTTCCTTCAAATCAAGGTGCAGAGGGAAGACCAAGATGTTCGCAGGTTTTTGTGGCAAAATAAGTGCATTGTCCGTGTAATGAGGTTTGTTCGTGTTCCCTTTGGTAATAAGAGTAGCCCATTCTTGTTGAATGCTACAATTAAACATCATGTAAAGTCATATCCTAATTCTGAAGTAGTTGACGAACTGAATTGTAATCTGTATGTGGATGATTGGCTGTCAGGAGCTGACAGTATTCCTGAAGCTTGTGTAAAATTTGATAAAGCCTGTAAGATTATGTCTGAAGCTGGTATGTCATCTAAATGGAATTCAAATTGTAAGAGTTTAGCAGATAAATTTAGTGAAAACCCTGATGACTGTTGTAGaagtaaatctataaaaatcCTGGGTATGCAGTGGGTTTCCactcatgattatttttcatttagtgaagTAAATGTTGGGTCTCAGATGGGTGAGGTGTCCACTAAGAGAAGTGTTCTCAGCCTAATAGCCAGATGTTTTGACCCTCTTGGACTTATTAGCCCATTTGCTATGTTTGCCAAAATTCTTTTTCAGGATGTATGGAGAATTGAACTTAAATGGGATGATGTGTTACCTGAAGAGTTGCATTGTAAGTTTCAAAGGTGGTTAAGGGGTTTTGAGAAACTTAGCTCATGGAAGGTTCAGCGATGTTACTTTGAGGATCTTTCATGGAAAGACCTAACAGGGTTAGGGCTTCATTCCTTTGGGGATGCATCTGAAAAGGGATATGGTGCTTGTGTATATTTGAGAGTTCCTTTGTAG
- the LOC136827099 gene encoding uncharacterized protein: MDLLGDREVSKVELQDAVDDFDRRLAHLDEVQSALELEIGDSQDLEEDIEYADKFRRQSLLEGEAKSVIQGLSQTSANYPIACKMLKERFGRPERIIFAHIQALLGITMPAKNPSSGNVSSLWKLQDELLTHVRSLEALGVDGNQYGVFMTPVILSRLPPDIRLEWSREGSGHERDLDWLLNFLQREIKRRERSDTFKDINAVKTDNHSVESEKRSKFQGSASALQTSSEVSFYKCMFCSKNHKSKNCFGILKLSIAEREEAIRSAKLCFRCLEKGHISRGCQSKCVKCKGKHNVLCCTGNKTEVYNKNYQNISGAMSQDKIDENVTHVGVAHCEPNLNNRVLTQSRSVLQTAKVKVLGKKGICEATLLFDTGSDRSYVSSKFVKG; the protein is encoded by the exons ATGGATTTGCTTGGCGATCGAGAAGTGAGCAAGGTAGAACTGCAAGATGCTGTGGATGACTTTGATCGACGTCTAGCTCATTTGGATGAAGTGCAGTCCGCCCTGGAGCTAGAAATTGGTGACTCACAGGACTTAGAAGAAGACATTGAGTATGCTGATAAGTTTCGGCGTCAG TCATTGTTAGAAGGGGAGGCAAAATCTGTAATACAGGGGTTATCCCAGACTAGTGCTAATTACCCCATAGcctgtaaaatgttaaaggaacGGTTTGGTAGGCCTGAACGTATTATTTTTGCACATATTCAGGCCCTTCTTGGTATCACTATGCCTGCCAAGAATCCTAGTTCTGGAAATGTTTCCTCTTTGTGGAAATTACAGGATGAACTTTTAACACATGTACGTAGTTTAGAGGCATTAGGAGTGGATGGTAACCAGTATGGGGTATTTATGACGCCTGTTATCCTGTCTCGATTGCCTCCTGACATTCGTTTGGAGTGGTCCAGAGAAGGATCTGGACATGAAAGGGACCTAGATTGGTTATTGAATTTTTTGCAGAGAGAAATAAAGCGTCGAGAAAGGTCTGATACATTTAAGGATATCAATGCAGTAAAGACTGATAACCATAGTGTTGAATCtgagaaaagaagtaaatttcagGGTTCTGCCTCTGCTCTTCAGACCTCTTCGGAAGTGTCCTTTTATAAGTGTATGTTTTgtagtaaaaatcacaagagtAAAAATTGTTTTGGTATCTTGAAACTTTCCATTGCTGAACGTGAAGAGGCCATTCGGAGTGCTAAACTGTGTTTCAGATGTTTGGAAAAAGGTCACATTTCCAGAGGTTGCCAATCAAAATGTGTAAAGTGTAAGGGAAAACATAATGTTTTATGCTGCACTGGCAATAAGACTGAAGTGTATAAtaagaattatcaaaatataagtgGTGCTATGTCTCAGgataaaattgatgaaaatgtAACTCATGTTGGGGTAGCTCATTGTGAACCTAACCTAAATAACAGAGTGTTAACTCAATCACGCAGTGTGTTGCAGACCGCAAAGGTTAAGGTGTTGGGGAAAAAGGGTATATGTGAAGCTACACTACTATTTGACACAGGATCTGATAGGTCTTATGTTTCCAGTAAATTTGTAAAAGGGTAA